A section of the Citrus sinensis cultivar Valencia sweet orange chromosome 8, DVS_A1.0, whole genome shotgun sequence genome encodes:
- the LOC107178142 gene encoding protein SHI RELATED SEQUENCE 3: MMMNIRQLGAELGVTRCQDCGNQAKKNCAYMRCRTCCKRRGYECETHIKSTWIPAYRRHQRYHHQHLVPVHEQHLQLQGHSPKRLRENPSSPGLQIGNFPAEITSEATFRCVKVSSIDDAIDRTTLAYKTSISVGGHIFKGILYYQGCESNSNNNVGESSSSEPPPPPQHQQQPYYPFTVAALTTTTAATTTTTTALAAADETPYSSSFTYPFGSYVSAGTQFFPKYPNS; the protein is encoded by the exons atgatgatGAATATTAGACAACTAGGAGCTGAATTAGGCGTCACAAGATGTCAAGACTGTGGGAACCAAGCCAAAAAGAACTGTGCGTACATGAGGTGTAGGACTTGTTGTAAAAGAAGAGGATATGAATGTGAAACTCATATTAAAAGCACTTGGATTCCAGCCTACAGAAGGCACCAGAGGTATCATCATCAACACCTTGTTCCTGTTCACGAACAGCATCTTCAGCTTCAGGGACACAGCCCAAAAAGGCTTAGAGAGAATCCTTCGTCACCAG GGTTACAAATAGGAAATTTTCCAGCAGAAATAACATCTGAGGCAACATTTAGATGTGTTAAAGTGAGTTCCATTGATGATGCAATTGATCGAACAACACTTGCATACAAAACTTCTATAAGTGTTGGAGGGCATATTTTCAAAGGAATTCTCTATTATCAAGGCTGTGAAAGTAACTCCAATAACAATGTGGGAGAGAGCTCCTCCAGTGAACCTCCGCCGCCACCTCAGCATCAGCAGCAACCTTATTATCCCTTCACTGTTGCTGCCCTAACCACCACCACTGCTGCTACTACCACTACTACTACTGCTTTAGCTGCAGCTGATGAAACTCCATATTCTTCTTCATTTACATACCCATTCGGCTCTTACGTGTCCGCGGGTACGCAATTTTTCCCAAAATATCCAAACTCTTAG
- the LOC102619629 gene encoding uncharacterized protein LOC102619629: protein MAQKNQILQLQQQGSDEFLCLSSGESEEIDLSYWEFINPSDADDHEIDELSLDSINDDGWFVSWHSSVANSIVALETFHFDEGKSVLDDVGVRIGGGFIEEQVSHVGDQYHDDGVDEGECRDYYEHGYDDSDGYDDDGAYDLDDELVPRAVSGKLGRQRMRKLGKRASAKVNSSKRAPFSYVKPGAVHGKHGLGMKYSC, encoded by the coding sequence atggcacagaaaaatcaaatcttgcAGTTGCAGCAACAAGGGAGTGATGAATTCTTGTGTTTATCATCAGGGGAATCAGAAGAAATTGATCTCTCCTACTGGGAATTCATCAACCCATCTGATGCTGATGATCATGAGATCGATGAACTGTCATTGGACAGCATCAATGATGATGGCTGGTTTGTTTCTTGGCACTCTTCAGTTGCTAATTCAATCGTAGCCCTAGAAACATTCCATTTTGATGAAGGAAAAAGTGTTCTTGATGATGTTGGTGTTCGGATTGGTGGTGGGTTTATTGAGGAGCAAGTATCCCATGTGGGAGATCAGTATCATGATGATGGTGTGGACGAGGGTGAGTGTCGTGATTATTATGAGCATGGTTATGATGATAGTGATggttatgatgatgatggtgcgTATGATTTGGATGATGAACTTGTGCCAAGGGCAGTGAGTGGAAAGCTTGGGAGGCAGAGGATGAGGAAGTTGGGAAAAAGGGCTTCTGCAAAGGTGAATTCTTCGAAGAGGGCTCCTTTCTCATATGTGAAGCCTGGTGCTGTTCATGGCAAGCATGGACTGGGAATGAAGTACAGTTGCTAA
- the LOC102619148 gene encoding coatomer subunit alpha-2, which produces MLTKFETKSNRVKGLSFHSKRPWILASLHSGVIQLWDYRMGTLIDRFDEHDGPVRGVHFHKSQPLFVSGGDDYKIKVWNYKMHRCLFTLLGHLDYIRTVQFHHEYPWIVSASDDQTIRIWNWQSRTCISVLTGHNHYVMCASFHPKEDLVVSASLDQTVRVWDIGALRKKTVSPADDILRLSQMNTDLFGGVDAVVKYVLEGHDRGVNWAAFHPTLPLIVSGADDRQVKLWRMNETKAWEVDTLRGHMNNVSCVMFHAKQDIIVSNSEDKSIRVWDVTKRTGVQTFRREHDRFWILASHPEMNLLAAGHDSGMIVFKLERERPAFAVSGDSLFYAKDRFLRYYEFSTQKDTQVIPIRRPGSTSLNQSPRTLSYSPTENAVLICSDVDGGSYELYVIPKDSIGRGDSVQDAKKGLGGSAIFIARNRFAVLDKSSNQVLVKNLKNEVVKKSILPIAADAIFYAGTGNLLCRAEDRVVIFDLQQRLVLGDLQTPFVKYVVWSNDMESVALLSKHAIIIASKKLVHQCTLHETIRVKSGAWDDNGVFIYTTLNHIKYCLPNGDSGIIRTLDVPIYITKVSGNTIFCLDRDGKNRAIVIEATEYIFKLSLLRKRYDHVMSMIRNSQLCGQAMIAYLQQKGFPEVALHFVKDERTRFNLALESGNIQIAVASAKEIDEKDHWYRLGVEALRQGNAGIVEYAYQRTKNFERLSFLYLITGNMDKLSKMLKIAEVKNDVMGQFHNALYLGDVKERVKILESAGHLPLAYITASVHGLQDVAERLAAELGDNVPSVPEGKAPSLLMPPSPVVCSGDWPLLRVMKGIFEGGLDNIGRGAVDEEEEAVEGDWGEELDMVDVDGLQNGDVAAILEDGEVAEEGEEEEGGWDLEDLELPPEAETPKAPVNARSAVFVAPTPGMPVSQIWIQRSSLAAEHAAAGNFDTAMRLLNRQLGIRNFAPLKSMFLDLHSGSHTYLRAFSSAPVIPLAVERGWNESASPNVRGPPALVFNFSQLEEKLKASYKATTTGKFTEALRLFLSILHTIPLIVVDSRREVDEVKELITIVKEYVLGLQLELKRRELKDDPVRQQELAAYFTHCNLQMPHLRLALLNAMSVCFKNKNLATAGNFARRLLETNPTIESQSKTARQVLQAAERNPTDATQLNYDFRNPFVICGATHVPIYRGQKDVSCPYCTTRFVPSQEGQLCSVCDLAVVGVDASGLLCSPTQIR; this is translated from the exons ATGTTGACCAAATTTGAGACGAAGAGTAATAGAGTGAAGGGACTTAGTTTCCATAGTAAGAGACCATGGATCCTTGCAAGTCTTCACAGTGGTGTGATCCAGCTATGGGACTATCGTATGGGGACACTCATCGACAGGTTTGATGAGCACGATGGCCCTGTTCGTGGCGTCCATTTCCACAAGTCTCAGCCCTTGTTCGTCTCTGGAG GTGATGATTACAAGATCAAAGTTTGGAATTACAAGATGCATAGGTGTTTGTTTACTCTTCTCGGGCACCTTGATTACATCCGTACTGTGCAGTTTCATCATGAGTACCCTTGGATTGTGAGTGCCAGTGATGATCAGACCATCCGCATATGGAACTGGCAGTCACGTACTTGTATTTCTGTGTTGACGGGACACAATCATTATGTCATGTGTGCCTCATTCCATCCTAAAGAAGACCTTGTTGTTTCAGCCTCTCTAGATCAGACTGTTCGTGTCTGGGATATAGGTGCCCTGAGAAAGAAAACAGTGTCTCCTGCAGATGACATTCTGCGGTTGAGTCAAATGAACACTGATCTGTTTGGCGGTGTTGATGCTGTTGTTAAATATGTCTTGGAAGGTCATGACCGGGGAGTCAACTGGGCAGCATTCCATCCCACCCTCCCTCTCATTGTCTCAGGAGCAGATGATCGTCAAGTTAAATTATGGCGCATGAACG AAACTAAGGCTTGGGAAGTGGACACTTTGAGGGGGCACATGAATAACGTGTCCTGCGTTATGTTCCATGCCAAACAGGACATAATTGTATCTAATTCCGAGGATAAAAGCATCCGTGTGTGGGATGTAACGAAGCGAACTGGAGTTCAAACTTTCCGCCGCGAGCACGATAGATTCTGGATTCTAGCATCTCACCCTGAAATGAATCTTTTGGCAGCAGGCCATGATAGTGGCATGATTGTCTTTAAGCTGGAGAGGGAACGACCTGCATTTGCAGTGAGTGGTGATTCTCTGTTTTATGCTAAGGATCGCTTTCTGCGATATTATGAGTTTTCAACTCAAAAAGATACCCAAGTTATTCCAATTCGGCGGCCTGGTTCTACAAGCTTGAATCAAAGTCCGAGGACTCTTTCTTACAGTCCCACAGAAAATGCTGTTCTTATCTGCTCAGATGTGGATGGGGGGTCTTATGAGTTGTATGTCATACCTAAAGACAGCATTGGTAGGGGTGATAGTGTGCAAGATGCAAAGAAAGGCCTTGGAGGTTCGGCAATTTTTATTGCCCGAAATAGATTTGCTGTACTTGACAAAAGCAGCAACCAAGTATTGGTCAAGAATCTAAAGAATGAGGTTGTTAAAAAGAGCATCCTTCCAATCGCTGCAGATGCAATTTTCTATGCTGGAACTGGTAACTTGCTGTGTCGGGCTGAGGATAGGGTGGTTATATTTGATCTACAGCAGAGGCTTGTTCTTGGTGATCTCCAAACTCCTTTTGTCAAGTATGTTGTATGGTCTAATGACATGGAGAGTGTTGCCTTGCTCAGCAAACATGCCATTATCATTGCTAGTAAAAAGCTTGTGCACCAGTGTACTCTTCATGAGACAATCCGAGTAAAGAGTGGAGCCTGGGATGACAATGGTGTTTTCATTTACACAACTTTAAATCATATCAAATACTGCCTCCCAAATGGGGACAGTGGGATTATTAGAACCCTTGATGTCCCAATCTACATAACAAAGGTTTCTGGAAACACCATCTTTTGCTTGGATCGGGATGGGAAGAACAGGGCTATAGTTATTGAAGCAACAGAGTATATTTTCAAGCTGTCTCTATTGAGGAAGAGATATGACCATGTCATGAGCATGATAAGGAACTCACAGCTTTGTGGTCAGGCAATGATTGCTTATCTGCAGCAAAAGGGCTTCCCTGAAGTTGCTCTCCATTTTGTGAAAGATGAAAGAACTCGATTTAATTTGGCTTTAGAGAGCGGGAACATTCAAATTGCAGTTGCATCAGCTAAGGAGATTGATGAGAAAGACCACTGGTATAGATTAGGGGTGGAGGCTCTTCGCCAGGGTAATGCAGGCATTGTGGAGTATGCTTATCAGAGGACCAAAAATTTTGAGAGGTTATCTTTTCTTTATCTCATAACCGGGAACATGGACAAGCTGTCCAAGATGCTTAAAATAGCTGAAGTTAAGAATGATGTCATGGGTCAGTTTCATAATGCTTTGTATCTGGGTGATGTCAAAGAACGTGTGAAAATCCTGGAGAGTGCAGGTCATTTGCCTCTGGCTTATATTACTGCTTCCGTTCATGGGCTGCAAGATGTTGCTGAACGACTAGCAGCTGAGTTGGGAGATAATGTTCCATCTGTGCCAGAGGGAAAAGCACCTTCCCTTTTGATGCCCCCATCCCCCGTTGTGTGTAGTGGTGATTGGCCTCTTCTAAGAGTCATGAAGGGCATCTTTGAAGGTGGGCTGGATAATATTGGAAGGGGTGCTGTGGATGAAGAGGAAGAGGCTGTTGAGGGTGATTGGGGTGAGGAACTGGATATGGTTGATGTTGATGGTTTACAAAACGGGGATGTCGCTGCAATCTTGGAAGATGGGGAAGTGGCAGAAGAaggtgaagaagaagagggaGGATGGGACCTTGAAGATTTGGAGCTTCCCCCTGAGGCAGAAACACCTAAGGCTCCTGTGAATGCTCGATCTGCAGTTTTTGTGGCACCAACTCCTGGCATGCCCGTTAGCCAGATTTGGATCCAGAGATCTTCCCTTGCTGCTGAGCATGCAGCAGCTGGCAATTTTGATACTGCAATGCGGTTGCTGAACAGGCAACTTGGAATAAGAAATTTTGCTCCTTTGAAATCCATGTTTCTTGATCTTCATTCAGGGAGCCACACTTATCTGCGTGCATTTTCATCAGCTCCGGTGATACCACTAGCTGTTGAAAGGGGATGGAATGAGTCTGCCAGCCCCAATGTGAGGGGACCACCAGCACTTGTCTTCAATTTCTCACAGTTGGAAGAGAAGCTCAAGGCTAGTTACAAGGCCACAACAACTGGGAAATTTACAGAGGCCCTCCGTCTCTTTCTTAGCATTCTTCATACGATTCCTTTGATTGTGGTTGACTCAAGGAGGGAAGTTGACGAAGTTAAGGAGTTGATCACTATTGTCAAGGAATATGTCCTTGGTCTGCAGTTGGAGCTTAAAAGAAGGGAACTCAAAGATGATCCGGTACGCCAGCAGGAGCTTGCTGCCTACTTCACCCACTGCAACCTTCAAATGCCTCACTTACGGTTAGCCTTGCTAAATGCAATGTCAGTATGCTTCAAGAATAAGAACCTTGCTACAGCGGGTAACTTTGCCAGGCGGTTATTGGAGACAAACCCCACGATTGAGAGCCAATCAAAAACGGCCAGGCAAGTGCTTCAGGCTGCAGAGAGGAATCCAACAGATGCCACACAGCTGAATTATGATTTTAGAAACCCATTTGTCATTTGTGGAGCAACACATGTGCCAATCTACCGAGGACAGAAGGATGTCTCATGCCCCTACTGCACTACCCGGTTTGTGCCTAGCCAAGAAGGGCAGCTCTGCTCAGTGTGTGATCTTGCGGTTGTTGGGGTAGATGCTTCAGGATTGCTCTGTTCTCCTACCCAGATTCGATGA
- the LOC102618849 gene encoding uncharacterized protein LOC102618849, producing MIPATISMATLFSGLAPITTPLKHRCSVLQKRCYIGVFRVTMLTPFSSTNSIEWKRRRNLICAVGRGPEEAFKKTVEVDRLIDMLRDANPKELQQLVVENILAFNEGFWIRLAARTDTCKSEDDKKDYEELATSVMNIVDRVVHKTHEKIESATDVLKAILKPVVHEEEEISWPPRDPEALKLMEKEIVQREQEGQLDEGFLAEVNAQLRQSKEDGDKPGLEAMLQKVLQLYASIKLSKKSYAKKGNEVLKAEQFLETIIKAPEEEWNKLLIDGLTVGKGEILPEEFYAVIKKRIERILIRTEGGSYQQRILTEYVKGIQSRTEQLVQLLRGNPQ from the exons ATGATACCAGCCACCATTTCCATGGCCACGCTATTCTCTGGCTTGGCGCCAATCACTACACCTCTCAAACACCGG TGTTCAGTGCTCCAAAAGAGATGCTATATTGGGGTTTTTAGAGTGACGATGCTCACTCCGTTTTCTTCGACCAATTCAATTGAGTGGAAACGGAG GAGAAATTTAATATGTGCAGTCGGTCGGGGTCCTGAGGAAGCATTCAAAAAGACTGTAGAAGTGGATAGACTGATTGATATGCTCAGGGATGCGAATCCAAAAGAA CTTCAGCAGCTTGTCGTTGAAAACATCCTTGCTTTCAATGAAGGCTTTTGGATACGACTTGCAGCGAGAACTGATACCTGCAAATCAGAGGATGATAAA AAAGACTACGAGGAATTGGCAACATCTGTTATGAACATAGTGGATCGCGTTGTCCATAAGACCCAT GAAAAGATAGAATCAGCTACTGATGTTCTCAAGGCCATTCTTAAACCTGTGGTTCATGAGGAAGAAGAGATTTCCTGGCCTCCAAGAGATCCTGAGGCTCTCAAACTGATGGAAAAG GAAATTGTCCAAAGAGAGCAAGAAGGGCAGCTAGATGAAGGATTCCTTGCAGAAGTTAATGCTCAATTACGACAA TCAAAAGAAGATGGGGATAAGCCAGGGCTTGAGGCTATGTTGCAAAAGGTTTTACAACTCTATGCTTCAATTAAGCTGTCCAAGAAAAGTTATGCAAAGAAAG GGAATGAAGTTTTGAAGGCTGAGCAATTTCTTGAGACCATAATTAAAG CTCCTGAGGAAGAATGGAACAAACTTTTGATTGATGGATTGACAGTTGGAAAAGGCGAAATTTTGCCAGAGGAATTTTATGCTGTCATTAAGAAACGAATTGAGCGGATACTTATCCGAACA GAGGGAGGCTCCTACCAGCAGCGCATCCTTACCGAATATGTCAAAGGCATCCAATCAAGAACAGAGCAGCTTGTACAGTTACTTCGGGGAAATCCTCAATAA
- the LOC127899247 gene encoding uncharacterized mitochondrial protein AtMg00820-like — protein MVTRSKSGIFKPKVYITTLTNKESSTVQEALSDQNWHQAMRDEYEALLRNETWSLVPFSEAYKVVDSKWVFRIKQNTYGSVAKYKARLVANGFRQTEGIDYFETFSPVVKA, from the coding sequence ATGGTAACCAGATCAAAATCTGGAATCTTCAAGCCAAAAGTTTACATAACCACCTTAACCAACAAAGAATCCAGTACTGTTCAAGAAGCTCTAAGTGATCAGAATTGGCATCAAGCCATGAGAGATGAATATGAAGCTTTGCTTAGGAATGAAACATGGTCATTGGTACCATTTTCAGAGGCATACAAGGTTGTTGACAGTAAATGGGTGTTcagaatcaaacaaaacacaTATGGGAGTGTAGCTAAATACAAAGCCAGGCTAGTTGCAAATGGTTTCCGGCAAACTGAGGGTATTGACTACTTTGAGACTTTTAGTCCAGTGGTAAAGGCTTGA
- the LOC127899248 gene encoding uncharacterized protein LOC127899248 — protein MEVYIDDMITKSVYASDHAGHLRDTFNILRTHQMRLNIEKCAFKSPSIIKEVQSLAGQIAALSRFISKATDWCKPFLKALKAGKKLQWTAECEEAFQKLKEYLFNLLLLAKLKPREVLLLYLTVSEHATSSLLLIEDKDGVQRFIYYTSRAMAHTIAVVTNLPLRQIFQKLDIFGRLLRWSLALSEFDIIFKPRSAIKARTIADFITEFANDSGGEEILGYPSETTPAIEEEHAWKIYNDGSSNSHGSGVGVIIINPGEVKPCYALQFGFKASNNEAEYEAIIARLRMSKALGAKMVRIKSDSQFVVSQINSEYQANEENMKGYLGRTRELISQFAEVKMEKVPQLENFEADNLAKMASFCTTQSVGPITIEYIPTLNVNLPKLEEVGSITAGVPWMQLIIRYLKSGDLPSDKSKVRRLKYKAAQYCLIDD, from the exons ATGGAAGTGTACATTGATGATATGATAACAAAGTCGGTGTATGCCAGTGATCACGCTGGGCACCTTAGAGACACCTTCAATATTTTGAGAACGCATCAGATGCGCCTAAATATTGAGAAATGTGCATTCAAG TCACCAAGTATTATCAAAGAAGTCCAAAGCTTAGCTGGCCAGATAGCCGCCTTGAGTCGTTTCATCTCCAAGGCCACAGACTGGTGTAAGCCATTTCTTAAAGCTTTAAAAGCGGGAAAGAAGCTCCAATGGACCGCTGAGTGCGAAGAGGCTTTTCAAAAGCTAAAGGAGTACCTCTTTAATTTGCTGTTGCTCGCCAAGCTTAAGCCTAGAGAAGTGCTTCTATTGTACCTCACCGTTTCCGAGCACGCCACTAGCTCGCTGTTGCTTATAGAAGATAAAGATGGGGTGCAACGATTTATATACTACACTAGTAGGGCAATG GCCCACACCATTGCCGTTGTAACAAACCTTCCTCTTCGGCAAATCTTCCAGAAGTTGGACATATTTGGAAGACTTCTTCGCTGGTCTCTTGCATTGAGTGAGTTCGACATCATCTTCAAGCCACGCTCAGCTATTAAAGCCCGAACCATTGCCGATTTCATCACAGAATTCGCCAATGACTCTGGGGGTGAGGAGATCCTGGGGTACCCGAGCGAAACCACACCAGCTATTGAAGAAGAGCATGCTtggaaaatttataatgatgGTTCCTCCAACTCGCACGGAAGTGGTGTGGGAGTAATAATCATTAATCCGGGTGAAGTGAAGCCATGTTATGCCTTGCAATTCGGGTTCAAGGCCTCAAACAATGAGGCCGAGTACGAAGCAATAATAGCGAGGCTAAGGATGTCGAAGGCCTTGGGTGCAAAAATGGTCCGCATCAAGAGTGACTCTCAATTTGTGGTCAGTCAAATTAACTCAGAATATCAGGCTAACGAAGAAAATATGAAGGGGTACCTCGGGAGAACCAGAGAATTAATATCCCAATTTGCTGAGGTCAAGATGGAAAAAGTTCcacaattagaaaattttgaagctGACAATCTCGCCAAAATGGCTTCATTCTGTACAACTCAGTCGGTTGGTCCAATCACTATTGAGTATATACCTACACTCAATGTTAATCTACCTAAGCTAGAAGAAGTAGGGTCGATAACCGCTGGGGTACCCTGGATGCAACTAATCATTAGGTACCTCAAGAGTGGTGATCTGCCTTCAGATAAGAGTAAAGTAAGGAGGCTAAAGTATAAAGCTGCACAATACTGTCTGATCGATGATTAA